From one Lycium ferocissimum isolate CSIRO_LF1 chromosome 5, AGI_CSIRO_Lferr_CH_V1, whole genome shotgun sequence genomic stretch:
- the LOC132055994 gene encoding cytochrome P450 734A1-like codes for METSFHWLCLLTFSYVLLLFAQKAFIHLWWTPKRIQKHFKNQGITGPKYHFLFGNLKEIASFTTSSWPSSFISHDILPRVLPFYHHWKKIYGSTFVIWFGPTARVTISDPALIRDIFVLKSDNFEKNESPALVKKLEGDGLLSLKGEKWAHHRKIITPTFYIENLKLMIPMMGKRMTEMLDKWSKMSNTSGKVEIEVSEMFSTLAEDVITRIVFGNSYEDGRAIFELQAQQMVYATEAYQKVFIPGYRFLPTKKNRISWRLDKEVRKSLMKLIEERRKISTHQLLSDECPNDLLEVMIKATTSHEYRNSSNITVNDIVEECKTIFFAGKHTTSNLLTWTTILLAMHPQWQELAREEVLRVCGARDIPSKDDLAKLKTLGMIINESVRLYPPAVAAIRRAKIDTQLGDFTLPQGTELLIPIIAIHHDPVLWGQDANEFNPARFSRGVAHAAKHPMAFMPFGLGARRCVGQNLAVLQAKLAIAMILQRFAFDLSPSYQHAPTILMLLCPQHGAPIIFQKL; via the exons ATGGAAACCTCCTTTCACTGGTTGTGCCTTCTTACATTTTCCTATGTGTTACTATTGTTTGCACAAAAGGCGTTCATTCATCTCTGGTGGACACCAAAAAGAATTCAAAAACACTTCAAGAATCAAGGAATCACAGGTCCCAAATACCATTTTTTGTTCGGTAACCTCAAAGAGATTGCAAGTTTCACTACTTCATCTTGGCCTTCGTCTTTTATCTCCCATGACATTCTTCCTAGAGTTCTTCCCTTTTACCATCATTGGAAGAAAATCTATG GTTCAACATTTGTTATATGGTTTGGACCAACGGCTCGTGTCACCATATCTGATCCAGCTCTCATTAGGGATATATTCGTCCTGAAATCAGACAACTTTGAGAAAAATGAGTCACCAGCGCTTGTGAAGAAGCTCGAAGGTGATGGTTTGCTTAGTCTCAAAGGAGAAAAATGGGCTCACCATCGGAAGATTATTACACCCACATTTTACATAGAAAATCTCAAG TTAATGATTCCCATGATGGGGAAGCGGATGACGGAGATGTTGGACAAATGGTCAAAAATGTCAAACACCAGTGGAAAAGTGGAAATCGAAGTATCAGAAATGTTCTCCACATTGGCAGAAGATGTCATTACGCGTATTGTGTTTGGAAACAGCTACGAAGATGGAAGAGCCATCTTCGAATTACAAGCACAACAAATGGTTTACGCCACTGAAGCATATCAGAAAGTTTTCATCCCTGGATACAG GTTCTTGCCTACTAAAAAGAATAGAATTTCTTGGAGATTGGATAAAGAGGTACGAAAATCTTTGATGAAACtgattgaagaaagaagaaaaatatcgACTCATCAGTTGTTGTCAGACGAATGTCCGAATGATTTATTGGAAGTAATGATCAAAGCTACAACAAGTCATGAATATAGAAATAGTTCAAACATCACAGTTAATGACATTGTCGAGGAATGCAAGACCATCTTCTTTGCCGGCAAACATACGACGTCGAATTTGCTGACGTGGACGACAATCCTATTGGCCATGCATCCTCAGTGGCAGGAACTAGCACGTGAGGAGGTTTTGCGTGTCTGTGGAGCACGTGATATCCCCTCTAAAGACGATCTTGCTAAGCTTAAGACG CTCGGAATGATAATTAACGAATCCGTCCGGCTATATCCACCTGCAGTGGCAGCAATTAGACGTGCCAAAATTGACACACAACTAGGGGATTTCACATTACCCCAAGGGACAGAGCTCCTAATACCAATTATAGCAATTCATCACGATCCAGTACTATGGGGACAAGACGCTAACGAATTTAATCCCGCAAGATTTAGTCGAGGTGTGGCACATGCAGCAAAACACCCCATGGCGTTTATGCCATTTGGCCTTGGTGCTCGACGATGCGTCGGCCAAAATTTAGCAGTGCTACAAGCTAAATTAGCAATAGCTATGATCTTGCAGCGGTTTGCCTTTGATCTTTCTCCAAGTTACCAACATGCTCCTACTATTTTGATGCTCTTATGTCCACAACATGGTGCTCCAATTATCTTCCAAAAGTTGTAG